From Ktedonobacteraceae bacterium:
CGGCATGCGCGTCGGGATGCTCCAACTTCCCGTAATTGCGCGGGTGCCTGTAATGATCCAGAATATATTCACGATAATCCATTGACATAGTTTTATCCCTTTTTGGGCTGTGGTCTACATCTTTTTAAAGATTGAATATCTGTAACGCTTTATGCAGCCCCTGTACCAGCACGTCGATATCTTCTGGTACTGTATACACGTAGAAGCTGGCGCGTGCAGTTGCGGCCAGCCCAAAGCGTTCCATGACCGGTTGCGCGCAATGATGGCCCGCGCGAATGGCCACGCCGACCTCTTGATCGAGAATGGATGCCAGGTCGTGTGGGTGAATATCCCCTAACGTAAAGGATACGACGCCGCCGCGCCGCGAGGCATCCGGCCCATAGATGGTCAGCCCTGGAACGGCCTGCAATTGTTCCATAGCATAGACCGTAATTTCCTGTTCGTGCTGCCGGACATTCGCCATACCAAGTTTATTGAGATAATCGATGGCGGCTCCCAGGCCGATAGCTTCCGCGATAGAGGGCGTGCCGGCCTCAAATTTCCAGGGCAGGTCATTCCAGGTCGATTGCCGCAGTCCGACCGTGCGAATCATGTCGCCGCCGCCCATAAAAGGAGGCATGGCTTCGAGCAGTTCGCGCTTGCCATAGAGAACGCCAATACCTGTGGGTCCAAGCATTTTGTGCGAGCTGAAGCACAGAAAATCAGCATCCAGGGCCTGTACATCGACGGGCATATGAGGTACGCTTTGCGCCGCGTCCACCAGAACGACTGCCCCTGCTTCATGAGCCTGGGCAACCATTTGCTGTACGGGATTGATTGTACCCAGGACGTTGGACATATGGGCGAACGCGACGAGTTTCGGCTGCTGCCGCAAGAGTTGTTCATAGATATCTAAGCGCAGCAGTCCCTCATCGGTGACAGGCACGAATTCCAGGCGCGCGCCGGTGCGTTGGGCGAGCAGTTGCCAGGGGACGAGATTGCTGTGATGCTCCATTTCGGTCAGGACGATCACATCACCGGCGGAAATATTGGTGTTGCCCCAGCTATAGGCGACCAGGTTGATGCTTTCGGTCGTGTTGCGCGTGAAGATGATCTGCTTGCTCTGGCGCGCGTTGATGAAGCGGGCGACCTTGACGCGCGCCTTCTCCATCTTTGCCGTGGCTTCCTCGCTGATCTCATAGACGCCGCGATGCACGTTGGCGTTGATGGTTTCGTAGTAGGCGCTCATGGCCTCAATGACGCTATAGGGTTTCTGCGAGCTTGCCGTGCTGTCGAGATACACCAGCGGTTTGCCATGTACCTGGCGTGAAAGTATCGGAAAATCTTTGCGAATGTCCGCTGCTGAACGCACAGCGGGATGCTGTCCTGTTGTCTCTTGCGTTACCGTCGCCAGCGTGTTGTCGGAACCTGCCATTTTCGTTCTCCCAGGGCGTCGATCAGGCGTCCTTGCTATTACATTTCATCATAGTAGGTAGAATAGAGTTTGCCAGAGTTTTTCGTCACATACTTGTGATATATCCCCGCGGGGCCGGTGATGAATGTTCACCACCCAGGTCGTTCGTGTCATGCTTCCCGACATACTCCTCTGGTACCGTCTTGATACCTCTCCGCGAGGGATTCTTTGCTGCGCTCAGAATGACAGGGCCGATTTTGATTGTTACTATTCATCACCGGCCCCGTAGGCTAATACTCAGCGAGCTGAATCTCCTCCTCCTCCTGGGGCTTGCCGTCGAGGGAGATGGCATATTGGTCAACGTCCTCGATCTCCCAGCGTTCCTGCGCATCGACCCAGGTGTCGGCCTCGGTTTCGTAGGCGCCCTGCATACGGCGCACAATGCTGCGGCGCAGGCGGGTGCGCAGGTTCTCCAGCGGGATGCGCTGCAGAACCGGCTCGAAGAAGCCCTGCACGATGATGCGTTCGGCCTCTTCACGCGCGATGCCGCGTACCATCAGGTAGAAGAGTTGCTCTTCGTCAATCTTGCCGGTAGTGGCGCCGTGGCTGGCGCTGACCTCGTTGGCTCCGATTTCCAGGCTCGGTATCGATTCTGCCCGGCACTTGTCGCTCAGTAGCAGCGTGTGATCGGAGAGGAATGAAGCCGTCTGCTGCGCCTTTGGCCGCACGCGGATCATTCCGATAAATTCCACGCGCGACTCGTCGGTCAACACGCCTTTGACCAGTGTCTCGGCATTCGTCGCGGTCGAGGCGTGATCGGAGAGCGTGTTGATTGAATACCGCTGGTCGTGGTCGGTGAAAAAGACTCCTACCAGTTCGCCGGCGCTGCCGCTTCCCTGCATACCGATGCCGACGTTGGAAAGCATGACCTTGCTGCCGAGGTCGGCTATTACCCAGGTGGTGCTGCCATCCTTTTCATGGACGGCGTTCTTATTTGTGACCGTCCAGACGTTCTGACCGAAGTCCTGCAGGTTGCTGAACTCGACATGCGCCGCGTTTTTGACATACACCTCGACGACGCCATTGAGCAAGGATGGTTGCTCGCCATCGAAGGCGGAGCTCTGTTCCTCGACATAGCGCACGCTGCTCATCTCGTCTGCAACGATGAGCGTATGCGCGAAGATGGCCGAGGCGGGCGCATCGATCCAGATTTGCGCCAGGATAGGGTCTTCAACCTCTACTCCCTTGGGGAGATACAGGAAGATGCCGCCGCTCCAGAATGCCGCGTGCAGAGCGGTATATTTGTTGCTGCTTACTGGCACGCAATCGGTCATGAAGTACTGCTGCACCAGTTCGGGATATTCGCGTACGGCTGTATCCAGGTCGGTGAGGATGACGCCGCGGCTTTTGAGTTCTTCGTCAAGCTCGGTACGCACGACAGAGGAGTTGCGCTGCACGATCAGGCCGGAACGTTGATCGACCAGCGCCTCTTGCAAAGACTGCTCGATTGGCGCGGGCAGTTTGTCGTTGCCCGCGGACGGAACGTATGGATTGAGCGCCTGGAACTTGAAATTCGCCAGCGTGCGTAGCGTGCCCAGGTCGCCACGACGGCCAAGTGGCGTCTCCATGCTTTCATAGAGGTCCCAGGCCTGCAGGCGTTTCTGTAGCATCCATTCAGGCTCTCCCTTCTGGCGCGAAAGTTCCTCTACCGCGCCGCGCGAGAGTCCATTGGATAGAGCATTAGCCATTGACCGTCACCCCATTCTCTTCGTCCATGGGCCGCAGCCATTCGTACCCCTTCTTTTCGAGTTCGGTGGCCAGTTCTTTCCCGCCGGAGAGAACGATGCGCCCATCGTACATGACGTGTACAAAATCTGGGACGATATAGTCCAGTATGCGCTGGTAATGCGTGATGAGCAGGATGCCAAGATTGGGGCCGCGCAGGGCATTGACGCTCTCGGAGACAATCTTGAGGGCATCGATATCCAGGCCGGAGTCTGTCTCGTCCATCAGCGCGATTTCCGGCTCCAGCAGCGCCATCTGCAGAATCTCGGCGCGTTTCTTTTCGCCGCCGGAGAAGCCGTCGTTGATGGAACGGTTGATGAAGCTGTTATCGACCCGCAGCAGGCGCATCTTTTCTTGCAGCAATTTACGGAACTCGCCGGGCGGAATGCTCTTGCGTTTGGTAGCCTTGCCGCTAGGATTCTCGCCCTCTTCCAGTGGCTTATTGCCTTCGCGCACGGCCTCAAGCGAGCGGCGCAGGAAATTGGCCACGCTGACGCCTGGAATGGACATCGGATACTGGAACGCCAGGAAGAGG
This genomic window contains:
- a CDS encoding cysteine desulfurase is translated as MAGSDNTLATVTQETTGQHPAVRSAADIRKDFPILSRQVHGKPLVYLDSTASSQKPYSVIEAMSAYYETINANVHRGVYEISEEATAKMEKARVKVARFINARQSKQIIFTRNTTESINLVAYSWGNTNISAGDVIVLTEMEHHSNLVPWQLLAQRTGARLEFVPVTDEGLLRLDIYEQLLRQQPKLVAFAHMSNVLGTINPVQQMVAQAHEAGAVVLVDAAQSVPHMPVDVQALDADFLCFSSHKMLGPTGIGVLYGKRELLEAMPPFMGGGDMIRTVGLRQSTWNDLPWKFEAGTPSIAEAIGLGAAIDYLNKLGMANVRQHEQEITVYAMEQLQAVPGLTIYGPDASRRGGVVSFTLGDIHPHDLASILDQEVGVAIRAGHHCAQPVMERFGLAATARASFYVYTVPEDIDVLVQGLHKALQIFNL
- the sufC gene encoding Fe-S cluster assembly ATPase SufC; this translates as MSSELIIKNLHANIEGKPILRGVNLTVKQGEVHALMGPNGSGKSTLANVIMGNPKYEVTEGEIWFKGENILEYSPDRRARMRLFLAFQYPMSIPGVSVANFLRRSLEAVREGNKPLEEGENPSGKATKRKSIPPGEFRKLLQEKMRLLRVDNSFINRSINDGFSGGEKKRAEILQMALLEPEIALMDETDSGLDIDALKIVSESVNALRGPNLGILLITHYQRILDYIVPDFVHVMYDGRIVLSGGKELATELEKKGYEWLRPMDEENGVTVNG
- the sufD gene encoding Fe-S cluster assembly protein SufD; this translates as MANALSNGLSRGAVEELSRQKGEPEWMLQKRLQAWDLYESMETPLGRRGDLGTLRTLANFKFQALNPYVPSAGNDKLPAPIEQSLQEALVDQRSGLIVQRNSSVVRTELDEELKSRGVILTDLDTAVREYPELVQQYFMTDCVPVSSNKYTALHAAFWSGGIFLYLPKGVEVEDPILAQIWIDAPASAIFAHTLIVADEMSSVRYVEEQSSAFDGEQPSLLNGVVEVYVKNAAHVEFSNLQDFGQNVWTVTNKNAVHEKDGSTTWVIADLGSKVMLSNVGIGMQGSGSAGELVGVFFTDHDQRYSINTLSDHASTATNAETLVKGVLTDESRVEFIGMIRVRPKAQQTASFLSDHTLLLSDKCRAESIPSLEIGANEVSASHGATTGKIDEEQLFYLMVRGIAREEAERIIVQGFFEPVLQRIPLENLRTRLRRSIVRRMQGAYETEADTWVDAQERWEIEDVDQYAISLDGKPQEEEEIQLAEY